A genomic window from Salinicoccus sp. RF5 includes:
- a CDS encoding sodium/glutamate symporter produces MSPEHIGFALLILGILLLLGKWIRMRVELMQNLFLPASVIGGFLALFLGPGVLGRIAGNFVGEDSFWTTGILTEEIMEVWSSLPGLMINIVFATLFIGTVLPGLKRIWNVGGPQLAFGWSLGWGQYVIGLLLALLVLVPFYDMPPFVGALIEIGFEGGHGTAAGLQETFADLGFPEAYDLAVGMATVGILSGVIIGIILINWGVRRDKTKIISNVKGMSAMKKAGIVEEEDRNSGPEKTVRSESIETLTFHFTIVGLAIFIGYLLLEGITWLEAALFGSDFMTYVPLFPLAMFGGLAVQFFVDKYDKHRLVDRQMITSIQGFALDILIISAIATVSLAVLGEYLVPFLLLALFGILWNVFGFFVFGPRMLPDYWLERAIGDFGQSTGVTATGLMLIRVADPETESPALEGFGYKQLVFEPFLGGGLVTALSAPLIFQFGPIPFLIFASAMLLIGLLMGLLYFGRKKAE; encoded by the coding sequence ATGAGTCCGGAGCACATCGGATTTGCGCTGCTGATCCTGGGAATCTTACTCCTGCTCGGAAAATGGATCCGGATGCGTGTTGAATTGATGCAGAACCTTTTCCTCCCGGCGTCGGTCATCGGAGGATTTTTGGCGTTGTTTTTGGGCCCGGGCGTACTGGGGCGGATTGCCGGTAACTTCGTCGGGGAGGACTCATTCTGGACGACCGGAATATTGACCGAAGAGATCATGGAAGTCTGGTCGTCACTTCCCGGACTCATGATCAATATCGTATTTGCGACGTTGTTCATCGGCACTGTCCTGCCGGGGTTGAAGCGGATCTGGAATGTCGGGGGGCCGCAGCTGGCGTTCGGCTGGTCCCTTGGCTGGGGGCAGTATGTCATCGGCCTGCTGCTGGCACTGCTGGTCCTGGTCCCGTTCTATGACATGCCGCCGTTTGTCGGTGCACTCATTGAGATCGGCTTCGAGGGCGGACATGGTACGGCTGCCGGGCTGCAGGAGACATTCGCGGACCTAGGATTTCCGGAAGCGTATGACCTCGCTGTCGGTATGGCCACTGTCGGCATCCTGAGCGGGGTGATCATCGGCATCATCCTGATCAACTGGGGTGTCCGAAGGGACAAGACGAAGATCATCAGCAATGTAAAAGGGATGTCAGCGATGAAGAAGGCAGGCATCGTCGAGGAGGAAGACCGCAATTCCGGACCTGAGAAGACGGTCAGGTCGGAATCGATCGAGACGCTTACATTCCATTTCACCATCGTCGGACTCGCCATCTTCATCGGCTATCTGCTGCTGGAGGGCATCACGTGGCTCGAAGCTGCGCTGTTCGGATCGGACTTCATGACATATGTGCCGCTGTTCCCGTTGGCGATGTTCGGGGGATTGGCCGTCCAGTTCTTCGTGGACAAATATGACAAGCACCGTCTCGTCGACAGGCAGATGATTACAAGCATCCAGGGCTTCGCCCTCGATATACTCATCATCAGTGCCATTGCGACCGTGTCGTTGGCGGTCCTCGGGGAGTACCTTGTACCGTTCCTGCTGCTCGCCCTGTTCGGCATCTTGTGGAACGTATTCGGGTTCTTCGTCTTCGGACCAAGGATGTTGCCGGACTACTGGCTTGAGCGGGCCATCGGTGACTTCGGCCAGTCGACGGGTGTTACAGCCACCGGTCTGATGCTGATCCGCGTGGCCGACCCTGAAACCGAATCCCCTGCACTTGAAGGTTTCGGCTACAAGCAGCTCGTGTTCGAGCCGTTCCTTGGCGGCGGCCTCGTCACAGCATTATCCGCGCCGCTCATCTTCCAGTTCGGCCCGATTCCGTTCCTCATCTTTGCATCGGCCATGCTGCTGATCGGGCTGCTCATGGGACTGCTTTATTTCGGCAGGAAGAAGGCGGAATAG
- a CDS encoding M23 family metallopeptidase yields MSNHRSNGKIDPDNFGEAFLNESPKSIYDQCISDFKHIIPLDQFEKMVHGYNQGVNQYKLEHISHLGEHRHYLWRDQSGKKALSVYFDSADLIHRLVVHEYKTFPKTDATLSEISYTMPVKDDWLVFWGGANEFINYHYAYPSQRYAYDLLIMEKGKTHKGTPMKNENYHAFNKDIIAPAGGRVVKVLNNIPDNMPGEMNEKQPAGNYIILQHANKEYSLLAHLKENSIKVDKGDIVQTGDIIAKSGNSGNSSEAHIHFQVMDAPKIHKCKSIPIRFNDQSSPVQGDIVTRTLGDTAKKFDPDALGPEGSPLIPEFLTRIFK; encoded by the coding sequence GTGAGTAATCATCGTTCCAACGGCAAAATCGATCCCGATAATTTCGGGGAGGCTTTCCTGAATGAAAGCCCTAAGTCCATTTATGACCAGTGCATCTCGGACTTCAAGCACATCATCCCCTTAGACCAGTTCGAGAAGATGGTGCACGGATACAACCAGGGAGTCAACCAGTATAAGCTGGAGCACATCTCCCATCTTGGGGAGCACCGGCACTATCTGTGGCGCGATCAGAGTGGCAAGAAGGCACTCAGTGTCTATTTCGACTCGGCCGACCTGATCCACCGGCTCGTGGTGCATGAGTATAAGACGTTCCCGAAAACCGACGCCACCCTGTCGGAGATCTCCTACACCATGCCGGTCAAAGACGACTGGCTCGTCTTCTGGGGCGGTGCCAATGAATTCATCAACTACCATTACGCCTACCCTTCCCAGAGGTATGCATACGACCTGCTGATCATGGAGAAGGGAAAGACCCATAAGGGCACACCGATGAAAAATGAAAACTACCATGCCTTCAATAAGGACATCATCGCCCCCGCCGGTGGCAGGGTGGTCAAGGTGCTCAACAATATACCGGATAATATGCCGGGTGAGATGAATGAAAAGCAGCCCGCCGGCAACTACATCATCCTCCAGCATGCCAATAAGGAATACAGCCTCCTCGCCCACCTGAAGGAAAACTCGATCAAGGTCGATAAGGGCGATATCGTTCAGACGGGAGATATCATAGCGAAATCCGGCAACTCCGGCAATTCCTCGGAAGCCCACATCCACTTCCAGGTGATGGACGCACCGAAGATCCACAAATGCAAGTCCATCCCCATCCGCTTCAACGACCAGAGCAGCCCGGTCCAGGGAGACATCGTCACACGCACTTTGGGTGACACAGCCAAAAAATTCGATCCGGATGCACTCGGGCCTGAAGGCAGTCCCCTCATCCCGGAGTTTCTGACAAGAATATTCAAGTGA
- a CDS encoding CBS domain-containing protein, producing the protein MQVIISHVNTDFDALASLIAASRLHPDAAVVIPNEQTAPVRQFLAIYRDSFNLIEDTHVDWTEVTDLILVDVASISRLGNHTGKLDEGQMTITVYDHHTPGENNVKSDHEVIEPVGATVTLLIEEIIKRGLSVSPLEATLFGLGIYTDTGAFTFPNTTSRDFIAASFLLEQDMNLEVIQRFSDYKLNPDQQHLLTELFSDAKTIDQDGLTLIVSAHQIDGFLIELATITDKLLELSGADAVLTVVKMEKHVHIVGRGNSNRIDLRPLLEAFGGGGHPRAGSATVRKSELEDVVAQVDDHLDLILKKAVIARDIMSHPVETITPDTRVEDVESLIEQRGYSGCPVMEDGSLIGIITLRDIDKANRHDLGHAPVKAFMREDPVTIKPETTMEEIEELIITHNIGRLPVMEDGQPIGIVTRTDIIQVLHS; encoded by the coding sequence ATGCAGGTGATCATTTCACATGTGAATACCGACTTTGATGCGCTTGCTTCATTGATTGCAGCAAGCAGGCTCCACCCGGACGCAGCAGTCGTCATCCCGAATGAACAGACGGCTCCTGTCAGGCAGTTCCTCGCCATCTACAGGGACAGCTTCAATCTGATCGAGGATACGCATGTCGACTGGACGGAAGTGACCGACCTGATCCTGGTGGATGTAGCGTCCATATCAAGGCTCGGCAACCACACCGGCAAACTCGATGAAGGACAGATGACCATCACCGTCTATGATCACCATACGCCGGGTGAAAATAATGTCAAAAGCGATCATGAAGTGATAGAACCGGTCGGTGCGACGGTGACCCTGCTGATTGAAGAGATCATAAAGCGGGGGCTTTCCGTGTCCCCGCTTGAAGCCACCCTATTCGGTCTCGGCATCTATACGGATACAGGCGCCTTCACATTCCCGAACACCACCAGCCGGGACTTCATCGCCGCGAGCTTCCTGCTGGAACAGGATATGAACCTAGAAGTGATCCAGCGGTTCTCCGACTATAAGCTGAACCCCGACCAGCAGCATCTCCTGACCGAGCTATTCAGCGATGCAAAGACGATCGATCAGGATGGGCTGACGCTGATTGTCAGTGCCCACCAGATCGACGGCTTCCTGATAGAGCTTGCGACGATCACCGACAAACTGCTGGAACTGAGCGGTGCCGATGCCGTGCTGACTGTGGTCAAGATGGAGAAGCATGTACACATCGTGGGCCGCGGGAATTCGAACAGGATCGATCTCCGTCCCCTGCTTGAAGCATTCGGGGGCGGCGGACATCCCCGGGCGGGTTCAGCCACAGTCCGGAAAAGTGAACTGGAGGATGTGGTGGCACAGGTGGATGATCATCTTGACCTTATTCTGAAAAAGGCGGTCATCGCCCGCGACATCATGTCGCATCCTGTCGAAACCATTACGCCCGATACCAGAGTCGAAGATGTCGAAAGTCTGATCGAACAGCGTGGATACTCCGGGTGTCCCGTCATGGAAGACGGCAGTCTGATCGGCATCATCACGCTGCGGGATATCGACAAGGCGAATCGGCATGATCTCGGCCATGCCCCCGTCAAGGCCTTCATGCGTGAGGACCCGGTCACCATCAAGCCTGAAACGACCATGGAGGAAATAGAGGAACTGATCATCACCCATAATATCGGCCGGCTGCCGGTGATGGAGGACGGCCAGCCAATCGGCATCGTCACCCGGACGGACATCATTCAGGTACTGCACAGCTGA
- a CDS encoding PLP-dependent aspartate aminotransferase family protein: MRFETKAVHAGRKVDPVTGAVTTPIHLSTTYERAEDGSYTDGFMYSRGDNPNRRSLEACLTELENGYDCVTYASGMAAIASVIESLPAEKSQRIVMADDMYFGVRTLIGETDIGRRYDIVTVDMTDLNAVRETVEEADTGLVWMETPSNPQIKITDIEAVVEIATEAGAYTVIDNTAATPMLQNPLALGVDFSLHSVTKYIGGHSDLLLGAVVAKEDTQMLTNLRNWQHAKGAVPSSFDCWLALRGVQSLSARMRVHCANAKEIADFLKQHDRVEVVHYPGLENHPSHEVAKKQMSDFGGLLSFQVKGGEKEALTVANTVALITQATSLGGTHSYIEHRYSVEKELTRAPENLLRLSVGIENIDDLKEDLDQALSNI, encoded by the coding sequence ATGCGTTTTGAAACAAAAGCCGTCCATGCAGGACGCAAGGTCGACCCCGTCACAGGCGCGGTCACGACACCAATCCACCTATCCACTACATATGAGCGGGCTGAAGATGGGTCCTATACGGATGGCTTCATGTACAGCCGGGGGGACAACCCGAACCGCCGGTCGCTGGAAGCATGCCTGACGGAACTTGAAAATGGATATGACTGCGTGACATATGCTTCAGGCATGGCGGCGATCGCCTCGGTGATCGAATCCCTGCCTGCTGAGAAATCCCAGCGCATCGTCATGGCTGATGATATGTATTTCGGCGTCCGCACATTGATCGGCGAGACGGACATCGGCAGACGGTATGACATTGTCACAGTCGACATGACCGACCTCAACGCCGTGAGGGAAACGGTCGAGGAGGCGGATACCGGACTCGTCTGGATGGAAACCCCGTCCAATCCCCAGATCAAGATCACCGACATCGAAGCCGTCGTCGAGATTGCCACAGAAGCCGGCGCCTACACCGTCATAGACAATACAGCCGCCACACCGATGCTGCAGAATCCGCTCGCCCTCGGCGTCGACTTCTCGCTCCATTCCGTCACCAAGTACATCGGCGGCCACAGCGACCTGCTCCTCGGCGCGGTCGTTGCGAAAGAGGATACACAGATGCTCACCAACCTGCGCAACTGGCAGCATGCCAAAGGCGCTGTGCCATCTTCATTCGACTGCTGGCTGGCCCTACGCGGTGTGCAGAGCCTGTCTGCACGGATGCGTGTCCACTGCGCCAATGCCAAAGAGATCGCCGACTTCCTGAAGCAGCATGACAGGGTCGAAGTCGTCCATTATCCAGGGCTTGAAAACCATCCGAGCCATGAGGTCGCCAAGAAGCAGATGAGCGATTTCGGCGGACTCTTGTCGTTCCAGGTCAAAGGCGGAGAGAAGGAGGCGCTCACAGTCGCCAATACTGTCGCGCTCATCACGCAGGCCACGAGCCTCGGTGGCACCCACAGCTATATCGAGCACCGCTACTCTGTGGAAAAGGAATTGACACGTGCGCCCGAGAACCTGCTCCGCCTGTCCGTCGGCATAGAAAATATCGATGACCTGAAGGAAGATCTCGATCAGGCGCTGAGTAACATATAG
- a CDS encoding MFS transporter, with protein MNNEAGGVSNRSGNMIILGIVLAILTYWLFAQTFLNLGANLQNTFNTSQGIINLSISLTSLITGIFMVAAGNLSDKLGKVRFTFIGIILSIIGSVMLIITGNAYIMLAGRVIQGFSAAMLMPATISILNSIFEGEKRRGALSWWSIGAFGGTGFASFFGGAVSTYLGWQWIFIISIALSFLALFLLKELRHHTVPLPKGGLSFDYAGLAIFTILMAALSIFITQGDTFGWLSPISLVLIAVVVISAATFYLVEKKKEKPLIDFSLFANRSYTGVTAGNFLLNMSVGSIAVFNIYTQSNLGLTAFQSGLVTLPYVILLLLLVRVGEKSIAKYGPKKALMAAPVLLSVGVVFLTLTFFDGLGFIISALIGFSFFGAGVGLFATPALDTAVSSLPSDKTGVASAIFKMASTLGQGFGIAILVSAYSLLNGLFGIEWAASGAFMVNIAIIITAFLFIKVFLPEKVDEIVE; from the coding sequence ATGAATAATGAAGCCGGGGGCGTGTCGAACCGCTCGGGGAATATGATCATCCTCGGAATCGTGCTTGCGATCCTGACCTATTGGCTGTTTGCACAGACCTTCCTGAACCTGGGTGCGAATCTGCAGAACACCTTCAATACATCACAGGGCATCATCAACCTGTCGATCAGCCTGACCTCGCTCATCACAGGCATATTCATGGTGGCTGCCGGGAACCTGTCGGATAAGCTCGGGAAGGTCCGGTTCACCTTCATCGGCATCATACTGAGCATCATCGGTTCCGTGATGCTGATCATCACCGGCAATGCATACATCATGCTGGCGGGACGTGTCATCCAAGGCTTCTCGGCCGCAATGCTCATGCCGGCGACGATTTCCATACTGAACAGCATATTTGAAGGGGAGAAGCGCCGCGGTGCATTGAGCTGGTGGTCCATCGGTGCGTTCGGTGGTACCGGATTCGCCTCGTTCTTCGGCGGTGCCGTCTCCACCTACCTGGGATGGCAATGGATCTTCATCATCTCCATTGCACTCTCATTCCTCGCGCTGTTCCTTTTGAAGGAATTGAGGCACCATACGGTGCCACTGCCAAAAGGCGGATTATCATTCGACTATGCAGGTCTTGCGATCTTCACCATCCTGATGGCAGCCCTCAGCATATTCATCACCCAGGGTGACACGTTCGGATGGCTCAGCCCCATCTCACTCGTGCTCATTGCGGTGGTCGTAATCAGTGCAGCCACCTTCTACTTGGTGGAAAAGAAGAAGGAAAAACCGCTCATCGACTTCTCGCTCTTCGCCAATCGCTCCTATACCGGCGTCACGGCAGGGAACTTCCTGCTGAACATGTCCGTCGGGAGCATCGCGGTGTTCAACATCTACACACAGTCGAACCTTGGGCTGACTGCTTTCCAGTCGGGACTGGTGACACTGCCGTATGTGATCCTGCTGCTGCTCCTCGTGCGGGTAGGCGAAAAGAGCATCGCCAAGTATGGACCGAAGAAGGCATTGATGGCCGCACCGGTACTGCTTTCGGTCGGCGTGGTCTTCCTGACGCTGACGTTCTTCGATGGGCTCGGGTTCATCATCAGCGCACTGATCGGATTTTCATTCTTTGGTGCGGGCGTCGGACTGTTCGCCACCCCTGCACTGGATACCGCAGTGTCCTCGCTGCCATCGGATAAGACAGGTGTCGCCTCCGCGATATTCAAAATGGCGTCGACATTGGGGCAGGGGTTCGGCATTGCGATTCTCGTCTCGGCCTATTCCCTGCTGAACGGCCTGTTCGGCATCGAGTGGGCGGCGAGCGGCGCCTTCATGGTGAACATCGCCATCATCATCACGGCATTCCTCTTCATCAAAGTATTCCTGCCGGAAAAAGTGGATGAGATTGTAGAATGA
- a CDS encoding amidohydrolase → MQLKEKLFKKLEEKEERMVEIRRHLHENPELSFEEAETAKYILNFYKDQDVKVKSEVGNGHGIIVEIEGKGDGPVIGLRADFDALPIQEQADVPFKSKNDGVMHACGHDAHTAYLLILGESLIELKDEWNGRIKLIHQHAEEVPPGGAKSIMASGVLDDLDEVYGIHVLPTIDQGEIGLVKGNALTGRSNFDLKIKGQGGHGAMPHTTKDALVAGAYFITNAQTIISRFSNPMHSTVLSVTAFDAPGGYNVIQDSVTLRGTARYLETDSKEFLYESMKKAVQSIEDMFDVECELDYVYDYPVTHNHAEQCEFLEEILMASEGTYFDKYTNPEPQSASEDFAYYLEKIPGVFLFVGAKPEGVETAYPNHHPKFEVNEDSLLICAKSLGEIVLSRLENLGKGDGNE, encoded by the coding sequence ATGCAATTGAAGGAAAAATTATTCAAGAAGCTGGAAGAGAAGGAAGAACGGATGGTGGAAATCCGCCGCCATCTGCATGAGAATCCGGAACTGTCGTTTGAAGAAGCGGAGACGGCAAAGTACATCCTCAATTTCTATAAGGATCAGGATGTGAAGGTCAAATCCGAAGTCGGGAATGGCCATGGCATCATTGTGGAAATCGAAGGGAAGGGGGACGGCCCCGTAATCGGACTGCGGGCGGACTTTGACGCACTGCCGATCCAGGAGCAGGCGGATGTGCCATTCAAATCCAAGAATGACGGCGTGATGCATGCATGCGGCCATGACGCACATACGGCGTACCTCCTGATACTGGGTGAATCACTGATCGAGCTGAAGGATGAATGGAATGGCCGGATCAAACTGATCCACCAGCATGCTGAAGAAGTGCCGCCGGGCGGTGCGAAGAGCATCATGGCATCAGGCGTACTCGATGACCTGGATGAAGTCTACGGCATCCATGTCCTGCCGACGATCGACCAGGGCGAAATCGGCCTTGTGAAGGGAAATGCACTCACGGGCCGTTCGAACTTCGACCTCAAGATAAAAGGGCAGGGCGGCCACGGTGCCATGCCGCATACGACGAAGGATGCCCTCGTCGCGGGCGCCTACTTCATCACCAACGCCCAGACGATCATCTCGAGGTTCTCCAATCCCATGCATTCGACGGTCCTGTCCGTGACGGCCTTCGATGCACCGGGCGGCTATAACGTCATCCAGGACAGCGTCACATTGAGGGGGACTGCGCGGTATCTCGAGACCGACAGCAAAGAGTTCCTCTACGAATCGATGAAGAAGGCCGTGCAGAGCATCGAAGACATGTTTGATGTCGAATGTGAGCTGGACTACGTCTATGATTATCCTGTAACCCATAACCATGCGGAACAATGCGAGTTCCTGGAGGAGATCCTCATGGCGTCGGAGGGCACGTATTTCGACAAGTATACAAACCCTGAACCGCAGTCCGCCTCCGAGGACTTCGCATACTACCTGGAGAAGATACCGGGCGTATTCCTGTTCGTCGGGGCGAAGCCGGAAGGCGTGGAGACCGCCTATCCAAACCACCATCCGAAATTTGAAGTCAATGAAGACAGCCTCCTGATCTGTGCCAAATCATTGGGTGAGATTGTACTCAGCCGTCTGGAAAATCTGGGCAAGGGTGACGGAAATGAATAA